CATCTGTATGTCACCTGATGGTGACCTCTACGTAACACTGGTGGACCAGTCTGACTTCAACGTCACCGCCGACAGTGAGAGGGTATTGGTCCGATACTCTGCCCAGGGAGAGGAGAAAAGGCGTGCTCGTCATGACGGACGAGGAGATGTCCTGTTTACCTGTCCTACGAGAGTGAGGACCAATGGTGACGTTGTTGGGGTGATTAATGTTACAGACAAGTACAACAGTCACCTGGTTCTACTGAATACAGACCTGACGTTAAGGTTACGGTATCTAGGTAACGACAAGGTCGTGTCGGGGGAGGAGAAGTTTGATACTACAACCTACAAACCGGATACGGATTATGCCATCACTGACTTCATCTTCGGCCCATTAGATAGTATCATTTTATGTGAGACCTACAGTAGGAGTGTCCAGCTGTTGTCCAGAGACTGTGTCCCCATGACTACCATACTACCGACACAGGATTCTGTACCGTGTTCCATCACCATAACGACAAATGATGAGGTGTGGCTGGGGTTTTCTGATGGAAGTGTGAAGGTGTACAAGGTATGttgtatttatttgaaatgaatacCTATATGTATATTCTCTTATTATAGACATCATTTTCAATCACCATATTGTAATGACACCGGAACTACCGGTACCCCCTAAAGCGAGAGTGTGGAAATCAGGATTTGAACAGAGTTAGAATTGTCGACTTTATCTGCATTGAGAGATGTTTTGGATACTGACATTTGGTACACTTGTTTGCGAATATATCACACAATTATATGTAAATGGTTTTCGAGAAGTGtcgcaaaaaaaaagaaaatgacagATGTGAACATGCCACCACACTCAGGGAAGTATGGACATAAATCGCATGTCGTTAAAACAGGTGCTGGAAAAGAACTTTCCATCGCCCACAAATACATAATTTAGTACTACATTACTctattatgatacatgtatataagggtagattcacaagaaaatacttCTCACCCCGTCTCATTTATGTCAAAAGGCTCGTCCAAATCGCAATGGTGTACGACACATAGCGAAGGAGGATGTGTACGGcttatttgtttctttaattaacgtcctattaacagcaatggtcatgtaaggacggcctcccatgtatgcggtgtgttgcgtgtatgttgtgcgaggtgcgtgttatgggagactgcggtatatttatgttgtgtcttcttgtatagtggaactattgccctttttatagtgctatatcactgaagcatgccgccgaagacaccaagcaacacaccccacccggtcacattattctgacaacgggcgaaccagtcgtcccactccccgtttgctgagcgctaagcagggagcagaaactaccactt
This region of Argopecten irradians isolate NY unplaced genomic scaffold, Ai_NY scaffold_0408, whole genome shotgun sequence genomic DNA includes:
- the LOC138312646 gene encoding uncharacterized protein; this translates as MFGGTASEMEELASLQRAQIATDVSLSTAKESHFLDSVIRQGEELVPVTSFQRSTSTPVTQMCSSCPDKAWIRSRDERDITLRSKRGYREKTVKFNSLLGGMTIVNDDTLLICGLEDRDIKQVKLSTGMATSLFSSGKVTSLFCTGQLYPAYICMSPDGDLYVTLVDQSDFNVTADSERVLVRYSAQGEEKRRARHDGRGDVLFTCPTRVRTNGDVVGVINVTDKYNSHLVLLNTDLTLRLRYLGNDKVVSGEEKFDTTTYKPDTDYAITDFIFGPLDSIILCETYSRSVQLLSRDCVPMTTILPTQDSVPCSITITTNDEVWLGFSDGSVKVYK